The proteins below come from a single Triticum aestivum cultivar Chinese Spring chromosome 5D, IWGSC CS RefSeq v2.1, whole genome shotgun sequence genomic window:
- the LOC123121611 gene encoding AUGMIN subunit 8 — protein sequence MDVHKSTVQKAALVEETRRPPLVPSEKHNASSLSRVRDVASRYKTGQGATATRRCTSPSLGRTSTTNGTPVPNRAQSADRRRPSTPSTPSSKVSTPSTPRSRSITPVRDTVKEVNKSSRCIANERSPHGLWPAMRNLSPSYQLESAAAPGNKKDKVVSSPSLDHIKGQASVLTERKRSPLRRKKITEQCENSRPSEDLPRRATEQNRWPAMTSGRGPANLMPNTELSDKSSKPVTLSNTSRGLSPRKISASEDAGKRLNQSLDDVARRLAIHAKRRDEQLDSGSDVYSQTTERSKYVSRPSRTTTLPVPVLHRSSSPNKVLSAASSASRAFQSPSRTRPSTPCRSQSAGSIQSGVIAPVVSYMVDPRKGKKNASQIENIHQLRLLHNRYLQLRLVNARSEDVLSYQKATAENTIYNVWRNTSNLRDAVNLRRIMVQRHRQELKLYGILQEQIACLEQWPALEDENNLSFSRATEALKASTLRLPVTSGARVDAVSLKNAVSSAVDVMQGLGSSVCSMLSKVEDRTYLISELSVVAAQEKVMLDECRELLAMAAELEVQESSLRTHLMQVKDLPR from the exons ATGGATGTTCATAAGAGCACTGTGCAGAAAGCTGCTCTTGTTGAAGAAACTCGAAGACCGCCGCTTGTTCCATCTGAGAAGCATAATGCTTCTTCTTTAAGCCGAGTGAGAGATGTTGCATCCAGGTACAAGACTGGTCAGGGTGCTACTGCGACAAGGCGATGTACATCTCCTAGTCTTGGCCGGACCTCAACAACTAATGGTACACCAGTGCCCAATAGGGCGCAATCTGCAGACAGAAGAAGACCCTCAACACCTTCAACCCCTTCTTCTAAGGTGTCAACACCCTCCACCCCAAGATCAAGGTCCATAACACCAGTCCGTGATACTGTCAAAGAGGTAAATAAGAGTTCTAGGTGTATAGCAAATGAAAGGTCCCCACATGGCTTGTGGCCAGCAATGCGGAACCTGTCTCCCTCCTATCAATTGGAGTCTGCGGCTGCCCCTGGTAATAAAAAAGATAAGGTGGTCTCTAGCCCATCTCTAGATCATATCAAGGGACAAGCGAGTGTTCTGACTGAGAGGAAGAGGAGTCCTCTGAGAAGGAAGAAAATTACTGAACAATGTGAGAATTCTCGACCTTCAGAAGATCTACCTAGGAGGGCAACTGAGCAAAACCGTTGGCCAGCCATGACAAGTGGGCGTGGGCCTGCCAATCTTATGCCGAATACTGAACTTTCTGACAAATCTAGCAAACCAGTGACTTTGTCAAACACTTCTAGAGGGCTTTCACCGAGGAAGATTTCTGCTTCTGAAGACGCAGGTAAAAGGTTGAATCAATCACTGGATGATGTGGCAAGGAGACTAGCTATTCATGCAAAAAGAAGAGATGAACAGTTAGATTCTGGCAGTGATGTTTATTCACAGACAACGGAAAGATCTAAATATGTGAGCCGTCCAAGCAGGACAACCACTTTGCCTGTTCCTGTTCTTCATCGCTCATCATCACCAAACAAGGTCTTGTCAGCTGCATCCTCTGCTTCTAGGGCTTTTCAGAGTCCATCGAGGACAAGACCTTCAACACCTTGCCGGTCACAAAGTGCTGGAAGTATTCAATCAGGTGTTATAGCTCCTGTTGTTAGCTACATGGTTGATCCAAGAAAGGGAAAGAAAAATGCCAGCCAAATTGAAAATATCCATCAGCTGCGTTTGCTGCATAATAGATACTTGCAATTGCGTCTTGTAAATGCTCGTTCGGAAGATGTTCTATCTTACCAAAAGGCCACTGCTGAG AATACCATATATAATGTTTGGAGGAATACTTCAAACTTGAGGGATGCTGTTAATTTGCGAAGAATCATGGTGCAGCGTCATCGACAAGAGTTGAAGCTGTATGGCATTCTGCAAGAGCAG ATTGCTTGCCTCGAACAATGGCCAGCACTTGAAGACGAGAATAACCTTTCCTTTTCTCGGGCAACAGAGGCTCTAAAAGCAAGTACACTGCGCCTTCCAGTCACGTCAGGAGCAAGG GTGGATGCAGTTAGTCTTAAGAATGCTGTAAGCTCAGCTGTTGATGTCATGCAAGGTTTGGGATCGTCAGTTTGTTCTATGCTTTCCAAG GTCGAAGACAGGACATATTTGATCTCGGAGCTTTCAGTCGTAGCAGCACAAGAAAAGGTCATGCTTGACGAATGCAGAGAACTCTTAGCTATGGCCGCAGAACTGGAG GTACAGGAGTCTAGCCTGCGGACACATCTTATGCAAGTAAAGGACTTGCCCAGATGA